The following coding sequences lie in one Candidatus Rokuibacteriota bacterium genomic window:
- a CDS encoding branched-chain amino acid ABC transporter permease, producing the protein MDVAATGAPMRLVAGLGIVLAGIAVLPPVLPSYVVILMTEGLIYAIAAASLDLLLGFTGLPSLGHSAFFAVGAYTTAILVTYHQASFAVALVASIALAAAVSGGLAILVLRATGIYFMMITLAVALCAWGLAYRWVSLTGGDTGIVGVPRPRVPGIGLAAGTLPFYYAVLALFAICLALYLLLIWSPFGKTLVGIRDSESRMRVLGYNVYLHKYLALVIAGAFAGVAGSLYAYYNGFVGPNTVDLAHSMQFVLMVIVGGPGTLVGPLIGAFVITFLEKMVSVFTERWVMVLAAAYVVTALWAPRGMLGLLRATR; encoded by the coding sequence ATGGACGTCGCGGCGACCGGCGCGCCGATGCGTCTCGTGGCCGGGCTCGGGATCGTGCTCGCGGGCATCGCCGTGCTCCCGCCCGTCCTGCCGAGCTACGTCGTGATCCTCATGACCGAGGGCCTCATCTACGCCATCGCGGCGGCGAGCCTGGATCTGCTCCTGGGCTTCACGGGGCTCCCCTCCCTCGGCCACTCCGCCTTCTTCGCAGTCGGCGCATACACCACGGCGATCCTCGTCACCTACCACCAGGCGTCCTTCGCCGTCGCCCTCGTCGCCAGCATCGCGCTCGCGGCCGCGGTCTCGGGGGGACTCGCCATCCTGGTGCTTCGCGCGACCGGCATCTACTTCATGATGATCACGCTCGCCGTCGCGCTGTGCGCGTGGGGGCTCGCGTACCGCTGGGTCTCGCTGACCGGCGGCGACACCGGGATCGTCGGCGTGCCGCGGCCTCGCGTGCCCGGCATCGGCCTCGCGGCGGGCACGCTGCCGTTCTACTACGCGGTGCTGGCCCTCTTCGCCATCTGCCTCGCCCTCTACCTGCTCCTCATCTGGTCGCCCTTCGGCAAGACGCTGGTGGGCATCCGGGACAGCGAGAGCCGGATGCGCGTGCTCGGCTACAACGTCTATCTCCACAAGTACCTCGCGCTGGTGATCGCCGGCGCGTTCGCCGGCGTCGCCGGCAGCCTCTACGCCTACTACAACGGCTTCGTCGGCCCGAACACCGTGGACCTCGCACACTCGATGCAGTTCGTCCTGATGGTGATCGTCGGGGGACCCGGCACGCTCGTCGGGCCCCTGATCGGCGCCTTCGTGATCACCTTCCTGGAGAAGATGGTGAGCGTGTTCACGGAGCGCTGGGTGATGGTCCTGGCCGCCGCCTACGTCGTGACCGCGCTGTGGGCGCCGCGGGGGATGCTCGGCCTCCTCAGGGCGACGCGGTGA
- a CDS encoding ABC transporter ATP-binding protein codes for MPHAEDLATPAIECDGVTRRFGGLEAVSQVSLRLAAGERRAIIGPNGAGKTTLFRMISGEMPLTAGRVRLFGRDITTMPCHRRTHLGLGRTFQITNLFPTLSVLDNLILAALGLERTKFSMLRPLWTYREPRARALEVLETVGLADKRDGIVRTLSHGEQRQIEMALALLAHPRVLLLDEPTAGLSPAESALMTRAIQKLDRGISILLIEHDMDVVFDIVDRITVLHLGRFFAEGSPAEVRTDPRVQEIYFGAGEIMAC; via the coding sequence ATGCCTCACGCCGAGGACCTCGCCACGCCGGCGATCGAATGCGACGGTGTCACGCGCCGGTTCGGGGGCCTGGAGGCGGTGAGCCAGGTCTCCCTGCGGCTGGCCGCCGGCGAGCGTCGGGCCATCATCGGCCCGAACGGGGCCGGCAAGACCACGCTGTTCCGGATGATCAGCGGCGAGATGCCGCTCACGGCGGGACGGGTGCGGCTCTTCGGCCGCGACATCACCACGATGCCGTGTCACCGCCGTACGCACCTCGGGCTCGGCCGCACATTCCAGATCACGAACCTCTTCCCCACGCTCAGCGTGCTCGACAACCTCATTCTCGCGGCCCTCGGCCTCGAGCGGACGAAGTTCTCGATGCTCCGGCCGCTCTGGACCTACCGGGAGCCCCGCGCCCGCGCGCTCGAGGTCCTCGAGACGGTCGGTCTCGCCGACAAGCGCGACGGAATCGTGCGTACCCTGTCCCACGGCGAGCAACGGCAGATCGAGATGGCGCTGGCGCTCCTGGCGCACCCGCGCGTGCTCCTGCTCGACGAGCCGACTGCCGGACTCTCGCCGGCGGAGTCGGCGCTCATGACGCGCGCGATCCAGAAGCTCGACCGCGGGATCTCGATTCTCCTCATCGAGCATGACATGGACGTCGTCTTCGATATCGTGGACCGGATCACCGTGCTCCACCTCGGCCGCTTCTTCGCCGAGGGCTCGCCCGCCGAGGTGAGGACGGATCCGCGCGTGCAGGAGATCTACTTCGGCGCGGGCGAGATCATGGCATGCTGA
- a CDS encoding branched-chain amino acid ABC transporter permease yields the protein MEFWVNQAFNGVSYAALLFLLGGGLTLIFGVMKVVNIAHGSFYLVGGYLGVALVAATGNFYVALLASALVVALGGAVLERVFLRAVEGDDLRQMLLTMGIALFVQDACLLVWGGDPFNLRGPAYFSQSVKVAGFTFPILRLFMIGSAGVLFAVLWWFQERTRAGAMVRAAVDNAEMTEALGINVPILRMAVFALGALLAGFAGVVGSAFMGIYPGLDFEILPYAFVVVIVGGMGSLGGALAAALVLGLLDNFGKALFPEISYFTLFAPMGIVLAFRPTGLFGRA from the coding sequence ATGGAGTTCTGGGTCAACCAGGCGTTCAACGGGGTCTCCTACGCCGCGCTGCTGTTCCTCCTCGGCGGCGGCCTCACCCTGATCTTCGGCGTGATGAAGGTCGTCAACATCGCGCACGGCTCGTTCTATCTCGTGGGAGGGTATCTCGGCGTCGCGCTCGTCGCCGCCACCGGCAACTTCTACGTGGCCCTGCTCGCGTCGGCACTGGTCGTCGCGCTCGGCGGAGCGGTCCTCGAGCGCGTCTTCCTGCGTGCCGTCGAGGGCGATGACCTCCGGCAGATGCTGCTGACCATGGGCATCGCACTGTTCGTCCAGGACGCCTGCCTGCTCGTCTGGGGTGGCGACCCCTTCAACCTCCGTGGGCCGGCGTACTTCTCCCAGAGCGTGAAGGTCGCCGGCTTCACCTTCCCGATCCTCCGGCTCTTCATGATCGGCTCCGCGGGCGTCCTCTTCGCGGTGCTCTGGTGGTTCCAGGAGCGGACGCGTGCCGGCGCGATGGTCCGCGCTGCCGTCGACAATGCCGAGATGACCGAGGCCCTCGGCATCAACGTGCCAATCTTGAGAATGGCCGTCTTCGCCCTCGGGGCGCTGCTGGCCGGGTTCGCCGGCGTGGTGGGCTCGGCGTTCATGGGCATCTATCCCGGGCTCGACTTCGAGATCCTGCCGTACGCGTTCGTGGTGGTGATCGTGGGCGGCATGGGCAGCCTCGGCGGCGCCCTCGCCGCAGCCCTCGTCCTCGGGCTCCTCGACAACTTCGGGAAGGCGCTGTTCCCGGAGATCTCGTACTTCACGCTGTTCGCGCCCATGGGCATCGTGCTCGCCTTCCGGCCGACGGGGCTCTTCGGGAGGGCGTGA
- a CDS encoding ABC transporter substrate-binding protein: MKKHLVLALVALFAAAVLAPAAPAADKPPIKIGFIVPKTGNFAQFGIDMLNGFKLYLSEIDYTIAGRKIELIEEDEGATPANAVTKARKLIQHDKVHLMGGLLMAAAAYAVAPVVQEAEVPLVITVAASDDLTQRKASKYLARVSLTGGEHGHVAGDYAYRKLGWRKVAVVAMDYGWGHEVTGGFQRVFEELGGQVIQKIWTPVITTDFGPYVASLKPEADGILDVVTGAASIRLIGELRKAGVLDKKKVLAAGTATDETLLPALGDTALGVLTFLPWSQALDTPENKRFVQRIKQVTKKDYVGFSGAINYGAAMWIAEAIRQVGGDVENKEKFFKTLRATEIKSSPRGPIKVDKYGHIIQNIYIRRVDKVGSLYQNTVIDTYPAVSQFWKYNPEEYLKQPIYSRDNPPCKHC; the protein is encoded by the coding sequence ATGAAAAAGCACCTGGTGCTCGCTCTGGTGGCGCTCTTCGCGGCGGCGGTTCTCGCCCCCGCCGCTCCCGCGGCCGACAAGCCGCCGATCAAGATCGGCTTCATCGTGCCGAAGACCGGCAACTTCGCCCAGTTCGGCATCGACATGCTCAACGGCTTCAAGCTCTACCTGAGCGAGATCGACTACACGATCGCCGGGCGGAAGATCGAGCTGATCGAGGAGGACGAGGGCGCCACGCCGGCCAACGCGGTGACCAAGGCCCGCAAGCTCATCCAGCACGACAAGGTCCACCTGATGGGGGGCCTCCTCATGGCGGCCGCGGCGTACGCGGTGGCGCCCGTCGTCCAGGAAGCGGAGGTCCCGCTCGTGATCACGGTCGCCGCCTCCGATGACCTGACCCAGCGCAAGGCCTCCAAGTACCTCGCCCGCGTGAGTCTCACGGGTGGAGAGCACGGCCACGTGGCCGGCGACTACGCCTACAGGAAGCTGGGCTGGCGGAAGGTGGCCGTGGTCGCCATGGACTACGGCTGGGGCCACGAGGTGACCGGTGGCTTCCAGCGCGTGTTCGAGGAGCTCGGCGGCCAGGTCATCCAGAAGATCTGGACGCCCGTCATCACCACCGACTTCGGCCCCTACGTCGCGAGCCTCAAGCCCGAGGCCGACGGCATCCTGGACGTCGTGACCGGCGCCGCCTCGATCCGGTTGATCGGCGAGCTCCGGAAGGCCGGCGTCCTGGACAAGAAGAAGGTCCTCGCGGCCGGCACGGCGACCGACGAGACGCTGCTGCCCGCGCTCGGCGACACCGCCCTCGGCGTGCTGACGTTCCTCCCGTGGAGCCAGGCGCTCGACACGCCCGAGAACAAGCGGTTCGTCCAGCGGATCAAGCAGGTGACCAAGAAGGACTACGTGGGGTTCTCCGGCGCGATCAACTACGGGGCGGCCATGTGGATCGCCGAGGCGATCCGGCAGGTCGGCGGCGACGTGGAGAACAAGGAGAAGTTCTTCAAGACGCTCCGGGCCACCGAGATCAAGAGCTCGCCGCGGGGACCGATCAAGGTCGACAAGTACGGGCACATCATCCAGAACATCTACATCCGCCGCGTCGACAAGGTCGGGAGCCTCTACCAGAACACCGTCATCGACACCTACCCTGCGGTCTCCCAGTTCTGGAAGTACAACCCGGAGGAGTACCTCAAGCAGCCGATCTACAGCCGCGACAACCCGCCCTGCAAGCATTGTTGA
- a CDS encoding LLM class flavin-dependent oxidoreductase codes for MKIGMALPAQAAGVTRRDVLGFAERVERHGLDSIWSLDRLVYESLAPLPALAAAAAVTERVTLGTSILLANLWNPVLLAKEVATLQRLSEGRFILGMALGAREPDFQAAGVSMKTRARRFEETVAIVRQAAAGHPIAHQGSVFQIQVGPVALPGSRVPPLWLGGFAEAAVRRAVRLGDGFLVGGRGPAYAREAVPLVRKLAAEAGRDPKTFPIAAGMYGHFDSDRDRATRTMADYIQAYYGRLIFDPPAGSIVGGVPEAVARIREYAALDIDTLLIVPVTRDPEQVDRLAEAVAAFRQAQ; via the coding sequence GCTTCGCCGAGCGCGTCGAGCGTCATGGGCTCGACTCCATCTGGTCGCTGGACCGGCTCGTCTACGAGAGCCTGGCGCCGCTGCCGGCGCTGGCGGCGGCGGCGGCCGTCACCGAGCGCGTCACGCTCGGCACCTCGATTCTCCTGGCCAACCTGTGGAACCCCGTGCTGCTGGCCAAGGAGGTCGCCACGCTGCAGCGGCTGAGCGAGGGCCGGTTCATCCTCGGCATGGCGCTGGGCGCGCGCGAGCCGGACTTCCAGGCAGCCGGCGTGTCGATGAAGACCCGCGCCCGGCGGTTCGAGGAGACCGTGGCCATCGTCCGGCAGGCCGCCGCCGGCCACCCCATCGCGCACCAGGGCTCGGTGTTCCAGATCCAGGTCGGCCCGGTGGCGCTGCCGGGCAGCCGGGTGCCCCCGCTGTGGCTCGGGGGGTTCGCCGAGGCCGCGGTGCGGCGCGCCGTGCGCCTCGGCGACGGCTTCCTCGTCGGCGGCCGCGGACCCGCCTACGCGCGCGAGGCCGTGCCGCTGGTCCGGAAGCTGGCGGCCGAGGCCGGCCGCGACCCCAAGACCTTCCCCATCGCCGCCGGGATGTACGGGCATTTCGACTCCGACCGCGATCGCGCGACCCGCACCATGGCGGATTACATCCAGGCGTACTACGGGCGGCTGATCTTCGACCCCCCCGCGGGCTCGATCGTCGGCGGGGTCCCCGAGGCCGTCGCCCGCATCAGGGAGTACGCGGCCCTCGACATCGACACCCTCCTGATCGTGCCCGTGACCCGGGATCCCGAGCAGGTGGACCGGCTCGCCGAGGCCGTCGCGGCGTTCCGGCAGGCCCAGTGA